One genomic segment of Nitrospiraceae bacterium includes these proteins:
- the radA gene encoding DNA repair protein RadA, producing MKAKTSFSCQTCGYQSPRWLGRCPDCGGWNTMKEERQAATGKGRPASVKIAPAIATPIADIEIVGEPRRLTQIGEFDRVLGGGVIPGAVILIGGDPGIGKTTLLLQALPRLAGKREQVLYVSGEESPRQIKMRGQRLGIEHPSLLILAETSLEQILKAVQEIQPAALVVDSIQTVYTEQMTSAPGSISQVQEVAGQLMWLAKRAGVPVFIIGHVTKEGAIAGPRLLEHIVDTVLYFEGDRGHSYRILRAVKNRFGSTNEIGVFEMKDSGLEEVSNPSELFLAERSHRSTGSVVVSSLEGTRPILVELQALVSSTSYAMPKRMANGVELNRVSLLLAVMEKRLGLHLSGQDVYVNVVGGMRIDEPAIDLGIVAAVTSSLREVPIEPSLLVLGEVGLGGEVRAISQAELRIKEAAKMGFKRCLLPERNLAKLDAMDGIELIGIHEVGEALEVALV from the coding sequence ATGAAGGCGAAGACGAGTTTTTCCTGCCAAACCTGCGGGTATCAATCGCCTCGGTGGCTCGGCCGCTGTCCTGATTGTGGCGGCTGGAATACGATGAAGGAGGAACGGCAGGCGGCGACTGGCAAGGGTCGTCCTGCATCCGTCAAGATCGCCCCTGCCATAGCCACGCCCATCGCCGACATTGAAATTGTCGGAGAGCCGAGGCGGCTCACCCAGATCGGCGAGTTCGACCGCGTACTCGGCGGTGGAGTGATCCCCGGCGCAGTCATTTTGATCGGCGGCGATCCCGGCATCGGAAAGACGACACTCCTCTTACAGGCCCTTCCTCGATTGGCGGGCAAGCGCGAGCAAGTTCTCTATGTCTCCGGTGAAGAGTCGCCGCGACAGATCAAGATGCGCGGGCAGCGACTCGGAATCGAGCATCCGAGTCTTCTGATTCTCGCTGAAACGTCGCTCGAACAGATCCTCAAAGCGGTGCAGGAGATTCAACCGGCGGCGCTCGTCGTCGACTCGATTCAAACCGTCTACACCGAACAGATGACGTCTGCCCCCGGCAGCATCAGCCAAGTGCAGGAAGTCGCGGGCCAGCTTATGTGGTTGGCCAAGCGTGCCGGTGTGCCGGTATTCATCATTGGCCATGTCACGAAGGAAGGAGCGATTGCCGGGCCTCGATTGCTCGAACATATCGTCGACACGGTCTTATACTTTGAAGGGGACAGGGGTCATAGCTACCGAATCCTTCGAGCCGTCAAGAACCGCTTCGGGTCGACCAACGAGATTGGCGTGTTCGAGATGAAGGATTCCGGGTTGGAGGAGGTGAGCAATCCCTCCGAGTTGTTCTTGGCTGAACGGTCACATCGCAGCACTGGGTCGGTCGTGGTGTCGAGCCTGGAGGGAACGCGGCCGATATTGGTGGAATTGCAGGCCCTGGTGTCGTCGACCAGCTATGCGATGCCGAAGCGTATGGCCAACGGGGTGGAGCTCAATCGTGTTTCGTTGCTTCTCGCGGTCATGGAAAAGCGGCTCGGACTGCATCTGTCGGGACAGGATGTCTACGTGAATGTCGTGGGCGGGATGCGGATCGATGAGCCGGCGATCGATCTCGGAATTGTCGCTGCCGTCACATCGAGTTTGCGGGAAGTCCCCATCGAGCCGAGTTTGCTGGTGCTGGGCGAAGTCGGACTGGGCGGAGAAGTCCGTGCCATCAGTCAAGCGGAGCTTAGGATCAAGGAGGCGGCGAAGATGGGATTCAAACGGTGTCTCTTGCCCGAGCGGAATCTGGCGAAACTGGATGCCATGGATGGAATCGAGCTGATCGGGATCCATGAAGTGGGTGAAGCACTGGAGGTCGCGCTTGTCTAA
- the bcp gene encoding thioredoxin-dependent thiol peroxidase, which yields MARELVIGDTAPDVSLPDQSGKTVSLKDFKGKQVVLYFYPKDDTPGCTKEACSFRDGEATLKKAGAVVLGVSMDGKVSHQKFIAKFKLPFTLLSDEEAAASKAYGVYKLKNMYGRTYWGLERSTFVIDASGQLKAIFRKVKVDGHTKEVLDALKA from the coding sequence ATGGCACGCGAACTTGTAATCGGAGACACAGCCCCTGATGTCTCCTTGCCCGATCAATCGGGAAAGACGGTCAGCCTGAAGGATTTCAAGGGCAAGCAGGTCGTCCTCTATTTCTATCCGAAGGATGACACTCCGGGCTGTACCAAAGAAGCCTGTAGTTTTCGTGACGGGGAGGCGACGTTGAAGAAAGCCGGAGCGGTGGTGCTCGGTGTGAGCATGGACGGGAAAGTCTCCCACCAGAAGTTCATCGCCAAGTTCAAGTTGCCGTTCACATTGTTGAGCGATGAAGAAGCCGCAGCCTCTAAAGCCTACGGCGTCTATAAGCTCAAGAATATGTATGGGCGAACCTATTGGGGCCTCGAACGCAGCACGTTTGTGATCGATGCATCGGGGCAGTTGAAGGCGATCTTCCGTAAGGTCAAAGTGGACGGCCACACGAAAGAAGTATTGGATGCGCTCAAAGCCTAG
- a CDS encoding tetratricopeptide repeat protein, whose product MKYLSILGALLLTMGLVACAKPKAKPLVPLTLDPGNTPQAIALTEQGTQAYQARQFEEAKTYFSQAMALAPQSGQAHYNYALALNALGDTETARQQFMEAANLAPGDKTIWDSPALSPYGNVQAPKTQKERPYATGRPTMGPR is encoded by the coding sequence ATGAAATACCTGTCTATTCTTGGAGCATTGCTCTTGACGATGGGACTCGTTGCCTGCGCGAAACCAAAAGCCAAGCCGTTGGTTCCGTTGACGTTGGATCCAGGAAACACACCTCAAGCCATCGCATTGACTGAACAGGGGACGCAGGCCTATCAGGCACGACAGTTCGAGGAAGCCAAGACGTATTTTTCGCAAGCGATGGCGCTCGCGCCTCAATCCGGGCAGGCTCATTATAACTATGCCCTTGCACTCAACGCTCTGGGTGATACGGAAACCGCGCGGCAGCAATTCATGGAAGCCGCGAATCTCGCGCCGGGAGATAAAACCATTTGGGATTCTCCCGCCTTGTCCCCGTATGGCAATGTGCAGGCGCCGAAAACGCAGAAGGAACGGCCCTACGCAACTGGAAGGCCGACCATGGGGCCTCGGTGA
- a CDS encoding DUF507 family protein: MRLSKERVHHMAETLATRLQQEGHVELTGDRKAFVQVLDQTMTEELSVEDRLNAEVRQLMKVYEQDIERGQVDYQKMFTMIKNKLVRDRGIIL; the protein is encoded by the coding sequence GTGCGGCTCTCGAAAGAACGTGTTCATCACATGGCGGAAACATTGGCGACTCGTTTGCAGCAGGAAGGCCATGTGGAACTGACCGGTGATCGAAAGGCCTTTGTTCAGGTGCTCGATCAAACCATGACGGAGGAACTTTCCGTCGAGGACCGGCTCAACGCAGAAGTCCGGCAACTCATGAAGGTCTACGAACAAGATATCGAGCGGGGACAGGTCGATTATCAAAAAATGTTTACGATGATCAAAAACAAGTTGGTACGAGATCGTGGCATTATACTGTAA
- a CDS encoding cyclophilin-like fold protein codes for MTVGSVQLVVELKPNKTADEIYAALPVEAPLNTWGEELYFKLPGVKDYRETATSQVKVGDVAFWGVGQVVAIFFGRTPMSMGPDPVPADRVNIVGKVIGDATVLRQVMTMQTIKVEKI; via the coding sequence GTGACTGTCGGCTCAGTGCAGCTCGTCGTGGAACTGAAGCCCAATAAAACCGCCGATGAAATCTATGCTGCCTTGCCCGTCGAAGCACCACTGAACACATGGGGCGAGGAATTGTATTTCAAACTCCCCGGCGTGAAAGATTATCGCGAGACGGCCACCTCACAGGTGAAGGTCGGTGATGTCGCCTTTTGGGGGGTAGGGCAAGTGGTGGCGATTTTCTTCGGTCGAACTCCGATGAGCATGGGCCCAGACCCGGTCCCCGCTGATCGTGTGAACATCGTCGGTAAGGTTATCGGCGATGCCACAGTTTTGCGACAGGTCATGACCATGCAGACGATCAAAGTGGAGAAGATCTAA
- a CDS encoding ribonuclease H-like domain-containing protein produces MLTSTFVLLHRVGPHTERRLWDTGVLNWATFLGSSALSGISSVRKTWYDAQLVAAQSHLDAGHAQYFATCLKPREHWRLFDAFRRRVLYLDIETTGMSARDGHVTVVGLYRNDRMTSLVHGETLTEDRLHDELEQTDLLVTFFGSGFDIPYLQAKFPRLDFRKPHFDLCFAARRLGFRGGLKLIEQELGIDRDQDVIGLDGWDAVRLWHQWKGGDQAALDLLLRYNIADTRNLALLAEHLYKRLAARFGPLSVAAISGYRNFSSEAPA; encoded by the coding sequence ATGCTCACCTCAACCTTTGTTCTTCTTCACAGAGTTGGTCCTCACACTGAGCGACGCTTATGGGACACAGGCGTCCTCAACTGGGCGACATTTCTGGGTTCGTCGGCACTCTCCGGCATCTCGTCTGTCCGAAAAACGTGGTACGATGCGCAATTGGTTGCTGCTCAATCCCACCTGGATGCCGGTCATGCGCAGTATTTCGCGACATGCCTCAAGCCGCGTGAACACTGGCGCTTGTTTGACGCCTTTCGCCGTCGCGTTCTCTATCTGGACATTGAAACAACCGGCATGTCGGCTCGTGATGGACACGTCACGGTGGTCGGGCTCTATCGCAACGACCGCATGACCAGTCTCGTACATGGCGAAACATTAACGGAAGATCGCTTGCACGATGAACTCGAGCAGACTGATCTGCTCGTGACATTTTTTGGAAGCGGGTTCGACATCCCGTATCTTCAAGCGAAGTTTCCTCGATTGGACTTCCGAAAGCCTCATTTCGATCTCTGCTTTGCTGCGCGCCGACTCGGATTCCGCGGCGGTCTTAAGCTCATCGAGCAAGAGCTGGGCATTGACCGTGACCAAGACGTCATCGGACTCGATGGATGGGACGCGGTTCGTCTCTGGCATCAGTGGAAAGGAGGCGATCAGGCGGCGCTGGACCTCCTGCTCCGCTATAACATCGCTGACACTCGCAACCTCGCACTTCTCGCTGAACACCTCTACAAACGACTGGCCGCTCGCTTCGGTCCGTTGTCTGTTGCTGCCATATCGGGCTATCGCAACTTCTCGTCTGAGGCCCCTGCGTGA
- a CDS encoding protein phosphatase 2C domain-containing protein has product MTHSTRWIGIGRTHIGCVRSSNQDTYGVLNDQGVWFVADGMGGHAGGDIAAQIAVAVAISETKERVALLRDQPDQASTMLADIITRANQAIHDKVRHEPHLKGMGTTIAALAIPPSPTPIAHVAHLGDSRAYLYRDRSLTQLTRDHTLVEQLVKRGLLDVESARTYPERHVLTKALGMGIGVKPELTSCPLRPDDILLLCTDGLNKMLDDPAIAVVLADCYGDSDRASYELITRAVERGGEDNVTVIVCAPVTSVLSPT; this is encoded by the coding sequence GTGACACACTCGACTCGATGGATTGGTATCGGACGCACACACATCGGCTGCGTCCGTTCTTCGAACCAGGACACCTATGGCGTGCTCAACGATCAGGGAGTCTGGTTCGTTGCTGACGGGATGGGCGGTCACGCAGGAGGAGACATTGCGGCTCAAATTGCCGTGGCCGTCGCAATCTCCGAAACGAAAGAGCGCGTCGCCCTACTGCGCGACCAACCTGATCAGGCTTCGACGATGCTGGCCGACATTATCACGCGCGCGAATCAAGCCATTCACGACAAAGTCCGGCATGAGCCTCACCTTAAGGGCATGGGCACGACCATCGCTGCGCTTGCGATTCCGCCCTCTCCTACGCCTATTGCTCACGTGGCACATCTCGGCGATAGCCGGGCTTATCTGTATCGTGATCGATCGTTGACCCAATTGACGCGCGACCACACGCTCGTCGAGCAGCTTGTGAAACGTGGGCTCCTTGACGTCGAATCCGCACGCACGTACCCGGAGCGTCATGTTCTGACTAAAGCCCTCGGGATGGGAATCGGCGTGAAACCTGAGCTGACGTCCTGTCCATTGCGTCCCGACGATATCCTGTTGTTATGCACGGATGGTCTGAATAAGATGCTCGATGATCCCGCCATCGCCGTGGTTCTAGCGGACTGCTACGGCGACTCTGATCGTGCGTCATATGAGCTCATCACACGGGCAGTGGAACGGGGAGGGGAAGATAATGTGACTGTCATCGTTTGTGCTCCGGTCACGTCGGTTCTCTCTCCCACATAG
- a CDS encoding nuclear transport factor 2 family protein: MFVASRLILGALLCTGSGAVAMTVQAADIQTPEDTIRALVRANAEKDMPALSRLMAHDADIISYSVGGRKYIGWPDLERDMQEEFDSATKLDIPITELKVWTKGDIAWFTMEVNYIRTVTRGAEQQRATLPLRETGVLERRDGRWVLLSWHESFQNSGAAVPLAGSARTTAVPARTSLTHQETTPDLSSEWDILEVEDNKTYKATLDRSGNGPYTQQGGRFVTTKFDDGLWQGTWHQSGNDREGGFEILLSEDGLSAKGVWWYSRVGDKNNIPPRQWGGTYVWKRIVKPGTATESSFR, from the coding sequence ATGTTTGTCGCGAGTCGTCTCATCCTGGGTGCGCTCCTCTGCACAGGCAGTGGGGCCGTCGCCATGACGGTACAGGCAGCAGACATCCAGACTCCCGAGGACACAATTCGAGCTCTGGTCCGTGCGAACGCAGAAAAGGACATGCCGGCCCTTTCTCGCCTCATGGCGCATGACGCCGATATCATCAGTTATTCGGTTGGCGGACGGAAATACATAGGATGGCCGGACCTCGAACGGGACATGCAGGAAGAGTTCGACTCCGCTACCAAGCTGGACATTCCGATCACCGAACTCAAGGTTTGGACCAAAGGGGACATCGCCTGGTTCACGATGGAGGTGAACTATATCCGCACCGTCACCCGAGGCGCCGAACAACAGCGTGCCACGTTGCCACTCAGGGAAACCGGCGTGTTGGAACGCCGCGACGGGCGATGGGTGCTCTTATCCTGGCACGAATCGTTTCAAAACTCGGGAGCCGCAGTTCCTCTCGCGGGTTCTGCACGGACGACCGCTGTTCCCGCGCGGACCTCATTAACTCATCAAGAGACAACTCCGGATCTAAGCAGTGAGTGGGATATTCTCGAAGTCGAGGACAACAAAACTTACAAAGCCACGTTGGATAGGTCCGGCAACGGTCCCTATACTCAGCAAGGCGGGCGATTCGTCACCACCAAATTTGACGATGGCCTGTGGCAAGGAACGTGGCATCAAAGCGGAAACGATCGAGAAGGCGGATTCGAAATCCTCTTGTCTGAGGACGGTCTCAGCGCGAAAGGAGTTTGGTGGTATTCACGTGTCGGTGACAAGAACAACATCCCTCCTCGCCAATGGGGAGGGACCTATGTGTGGAAGAGGATCGTGAAACCGGGGACAGCGACCGAATCATCGTTTCGCTGA